One segment of Dermochelys coriacea isolate rDerCor1 chromosome 27, rDerCor1.pri.v4, whole genome shotgun sequence DNA contains the following:
- the SLC25A39 gene encoding LOW QUALITY PROTEIN: solute carrier family 25 member 39 (The sequence of the model RefSeq protein was modified relative to this genomic sequence to represent the inferred CDS: inserted 2 bases in 2 codons; deleted 3 bases in 2 codons) produces the protein MLASGTGALFTSLFVTPLDVVKIRLQAQRTPFSKGKCFVYCNGLMDHLYVCQNGSSCTAWYKGPTRFTGTLDAFVKITRYEGIRSLWSGLPPTLVMAVPATVIYFTSYDQLRDYLRCRMGSQGAHVPLVAGALARLGAVTVISPLELIRTKMQSRPLSYRELRVCIQSSVAQDGWLSLWRGWGPTVLRDVPFSALYWYNYELVKEWLCRQSRLDEARSXVSFAAGAVSGTVAAVLTLPIRCVKTQRQIELGDLETLRVAAPKCSSTWLLLRRIRAESGTRGLFAGFLPRVIKXGPACAIMISTYEFGKTFFQKLNQERRPQQP, from the exons ATGCTGGCATCTGGGACTGGGGCCCTCTTCACATCTCTCTTTG TGACTCCCCTGGATGTGGTGAAGATCCGACTGCAGGCACAGAGGACGCCTTTCTCTAAAG ggaAATGCTTTGTGTACTGCAATGGGCTCATGGACCACTTGTACGTGTGCCAGAACGGGAGCAGCTGCACTGCCTGGTACAAGGGCCCCACCCGCTTCACCGGCACCCTG GATGCCTTTGTGAAGATCACGCGTTACGAGGGCATTCGGTCTCTGTGGAGCGGCCTGCCACCCACCTT GGTGATGGCAGTGCCTGCCACGGTGATCTATTTCACCAGCTACGACCAGCTGCGAGATTATCTGCGCTGCCGGATGGGCAGCCAAGGGGCCCATGTTCCCCTGGTGGCTGGTGCCCTCGCCAGGC TGGGTGCGGTGACGGTGATCAGCCCCTTGGAACTCATCCGGACCAAGATGCAGTCCCGGCCGTTGAGCTACCGTGAGCTGCGGGTCTGCATCCAGTCTTCGGTGGCCCAGGACGGCTGGCTGTCCctctggaggggctggggaccCACTGTGCTGCGGGACGTTCCCTTCTCAG CTCTCTACTGG TATAACTACGAGCTGGTGAAGGAATGGCTCTGCCGTCAGTCTCGGCTCGACGAAGCCCGTT TGGTCAGCTTCGCAGCTGGGGCCGTCTCGGGGACT gTGGCTGCTGTGCTGACGCTGCCCATTCGATGT GTGAAGACCCAGCGACAGATTGAGCTGGGGGACCTGGAGACGCTCCGAG TGGCTGCCCCCAAGTGCTCATCCACCTGGCTGCTGCTGAGGAGGATCCGAGCGGAGTCTGGCACCCGTGGGCTCTTTGCAG GCTTCCTGCCCCGCGTCATCA GTGGCCCGGCCTGCGCCATCATGATTAGCACCTACGAGTTCGGCAAGACCTTCTTCCAGAAGCTGAACCAGGAGCGACGGCCTCAGCAGCCTTGA